AGGCGATCGTCGTGATAGGTCGGCGGTATTGAAAATCCGCGTCGGACGATCATACCGTCGCCGTTGCCTACCGGGCCGTGGCAGACGATACAGTAAATGTTGTATCGTTCCTGCCCGCGGTCAACCAATTCTTTAGTAACGGGGATTGGAAATTCGTCGACCGCATTTGGGAAACTGGTAACGATCGTGTTTCCTGCCGCGTTTGTCGTTGTCTCGACCGGAGTCGTCGTAGGATTGTCTATCTGACCGGTGTAGAACGCCTTATTATCTTTCAATTGGCCGCGAGGAACGGTTCCGGCCGGAAGGTCACGGGAACCTCGCTTATCGCTGAAAAACTCACTCTTCTTGTACGTCTTGTAACGAGGTTGATCCTGCATATCGAAACGCACACCGCAACCAACTGCCAGCAGGCAGTACGCCCCAAGCAGTACGCCGTAAAAAGCCTTCCGGCCAAAAGCCACCGACCCTCGACTCTTGACTCCCGCCTCTTGACTATTCAGGTACATCAAATACCTCCTGAGCTTTCAGGCTTTCCATAAAACTTCGTGTTTTCTCGTAATCGTACTTTTCGTCCTTCGCCTCAATGATGAGGAAGAACTTCTCACGGGTCGCTAACGCAAATCGCGGGACGTTGAATACCGGATGGTAAGGAGCCGGCAACCCGTTCAGGAACAACATCCCGAATACCGCAACTGCTGCCGAGAACAAGATCGTCAGTTCGTACATCGGCGGAATAAA
The sequence above is a segment of the Acidobacteriota bacterium genome. Coding sequences within it:
- a CDS encoding cytochrome c; this encodes MQDQPRYKTYKKSEFFSDKRGSRDLPAGTVPRGQLKDNKAFYTGQIDNPTTTPVETTTNAAGNTIVTSFPNAVDEFPIPVTKELVDRGQERYNIYCIVCHGPVGNGDGMIVRRGFSIPPTYHDDRLRNAPVGHFFDVISNGWGKMSSYADAIQPADRWAIIAYIRALQVSQNPDQNLKMNNTTTSNPAAPKAAATPDANTHGGGK